Proteins from a genomic interval of Desulfofustis limnaeus:
- the tnpA gene encoding IS200/IS605 family transposase yields MTTYRHGSHTVFSIHLHVVWITKYRKKVLTESVALRVRDMIRETCQREGVDIIKGHVSKDHIHLFLSIPPQVTISRLVQKLKGKTSFKLMNEFPHLRKTFWGRHFWARGYFCCSSGNVTDEMIIEYIETQDASSDDNFKVEGDGEKSA; encoded by the coding sequence ATGACCACGTATCGCCATGGCTCGCATACCGTTTTCTCTATCCACCTGCACGTGGTGTGGATTACGAAGTACCGTAAGAAAGTGTTGACGGAAAGTGTGGCCCTTCGAGTACGAGACATGATCCGGGAGACATGTCAACGGGAAGGGGTGGACATCATCAAAGGCCATGTGTCCAAGGACCATATCCACCTGTTCCTGTCGATTCCTCCGCAGGTGACAATAAGTCGTTTGGTGCAGAAACTGAAAGGGAAGACATCGTTCAAGCTGATGAATGAGTTTCCCCACCTGCGCAAGACGTTCTGGGGTAGACACTTTTGGGCTCGCGGGTATTTCTGCTGCAGCAGCGGCAACGTTACCGACGAGATGATCATCGAGTATATCGAGACTCAAGATGCAAGCTCCGATGATAATTTCAAGGTTGAGGGTGATGGAGAGAAGTCGGCGTAG
- a CDS encoding recombinase family protein, producing MEGRFVCYYRVSTDRQGNSGLGLDAQRQTVMDYLNGGNWEMVSEYTEIESGGKDDRPALKKAIKDCRLKNARLVVAKLDRLSRDLHFITSLSKAGVNFVVAEQPDMNELTVHIFSAMAQHERKLISQRTKAALEQAKKRGVRLGNPCFVDGKQIPGSGDTKAAREVKLRKAADYAANMHEVIEDIGTDKSLRQIARELNARGFKTIRGKNWSSTAVLRILNHHFVKPSIPDFV from the coding sequence ATGGAAGGGCGATTCGTCTGTTATTACCGGGTTTCAACTGACCGACAAGGGAACAGTGGCCTTGGGTTAGATGCTCAACGACAAACAGTCATGGATTACCTGAACGGTGGCAACTGGGAGATGGTCTCCGAATACACTGAGATTGAATCTGGCGGCAAGGATGACCGACCGGCGCTCAAGAAGGCCATTAAGGATTGCCGGTTAAAGAACGCTAGGTTGGTCGTAGCGAAGCTGGATCGGTTGAGCAGGGATTTGCACTTCATCACCTCCCTGAGCAAGGCAGGAGTCAATTTCGTCGTTGCAGAGCAACCGGACATGAACGAATTGACGGTGCATATTTTCTCTGCCATGGCGCAGCACGAACGCAAGCTAATCTCCCAGCGAACGAAAGCGGCACTAGAGCAAGCGAAGAAACGTGGCGTCAGGCTTGGCAATCCTTGCTTTGTTGACGGCAAACAGATCCCCGGCAGCGGTGATACCAAGGCAGCGCGGGAGGTGAAATTGCGGAAGGCAGCGGACTACGCTGCAAACATGCATGAAGTTATCGAGGACATCGGCACGGACAAGTCACTGCGGCAAATAGCACGGGAATTGAATGCTCGTGGCTTCAAAACAATTCGTGGCAAGAATTGGAGTTCGACGGCAGTGCTGCGAATATTGAACCATCATTTTGTTAAGCCAAGCATTCCAGATTTTGTGTAA
- a CDS encoding ISNCY family transposase, translated as MRRKRNPQTTIFEVLGKHPGPRELEQMDAILATDHHLLDQAYADLLKKSRSDTGRQGMTAEQVVRCTLLKQFRELSYDDLAYYLADSHSFRSFVRLEPGHFPAKSTLQENIKALSEEAWLAIHQFLLAYAQQAKIENGRKIRLDSTAVQTDIHRPTDATLLWDGIRVITRWLFEGKELSPCPGYGCSDHRRVVKKRLLSIQNATKQETRQTAYRDMLHYAGRVIAYAEQAIPELADFGGDSIEDYTHARALAEKLSRAIDLLRRVMDQTERRVFKGEQVPASEKIVSLFETHTDILVKGRRETEFGHKVFLTGGASNLILDCLVERGNPADAERFLPLLKRHIERYGRPPRQSTADGGFASQANLAGAKAADVKDVVFAKKRGLSIVDMAKSTWVYRRLRNFRAGIEANISTLKRSYGLKRCNWSGWEGFKAYIWSAIVAYNLTVLARIQLATA; from the coding sequence ATGCGCAGAAAACGCAATCCACAAACCACGATCTTCGAGGTTCTTGGCAAACATCCCGGACCTCGTGAGCTGGAACAGATGGACGCCATCCTGGCAACCGACCACCATCTGCTTGACCAGGCCTATGCCGATCTGCTCAAGAAAAGCCGCTCCGATACCGGCCGCCAGGGCATGACTGCCGAACAGGTAGTCCGCTGCACGCTCCTCAAACAGTTCCGCGAACTCAGCTACGATGATCTGGCCTATTATCTGGCCGACTCCCATTCGTTTCGCAGCTTCGTCCGCCTTGAACCGGGACACTTTCCGGCCAAATCGACCCTGCAGGAAAATATCAAGGCCCTGAGCGAAGAGGCCTGGCTGGCGATTCACCAGTTTCTGCTCGCCTACGCCCAGCAGGCTAAGATCGAGAACGGCCGGAAGATCCGACTCGACTCCACCGCCGTCCAAACGGATATCCACCGGCCGACCGATGCGACGTTGCTCTGGGACGGGATCCGGGTCATCACCCGCTGGCTGTTTGAGGGCAAGGAACTCAGCCCCTGTCCCGGCTATGGGTGCAGCGATCATCGGCGGGTGGTGAAGAAGCGGTTGCTGTCCATCCAGAACGCTACCAAGCAGGAGACACGCCAGACGGCCTACCGGGATATGCTGCACTATGCCGGTCGCGTGATCGCTTATGCGGAGCAGGCGATCCCCGAGCTTGCCGACTTCGGCGGAGACTCGATTGAAGACTACACTCACGCCCGGGCGCTGGCCGAGAAACTGTCCCGTGCCATTGACCTGCTGCGGCGGGTGATGGACCAGACCGAGCGACGGGTGTTCAAAGGTGAACAGGTACCGGCGTCGGAGAAGATCGTGTCGCTGTTTGAGACGCACACCGACATCCTGGTCAAAGGACGGCGTGAGACGGAGTTTGGGCACAAGGTGTTCCTGACCGGCGGTGCGTCGAACCTGATTCTTGACTGCCTGGTGGAACGAGGCAACCCGGCCGATGCCGAGCGGTTTCTGCCGTTGTTGAAGCGGCATATCGAGCGGTATGGACGCCCGCCCCGGCAGAGCACGGCGGATGGCGGCTTTGCTTCGCAGGCGAACCTGGCGGGAGCCAAGGCAGCAGACGTCAAGGATGTGGTCTTTGCCAAGAAGCGCGGTCTGTCGATCGTGGACATGGCCAAGAGCACGTGGGTTTATCGGCGGTTGCGCAATTTTCGAGCCGGGATCGAGGCGAACATTTCGACGTTGAAACGAAGCTATGGGCTGAAGCGTTGCAACTGGTCGGGTTGGGAAGGCTTCAAGGCATATATCTGGAGTGCGATTGTTGCCTACAACCTCACGGTGCTGGCCCGTATTCAGCTGGCCACGGCCTGA
- a CDS encoding helix-turn-helix transcriptional regulator — protein MTMDNSIISDQLRSVFDEAIEVLQEKIIRAVRDELASATTDRLLDKEEAAAFLGIRPCTLSKWITDGIAPKYSKLGSRVLFKREWLNEFVERKAIANLTVPDIQRNQRAGGK, from the coding sequence ATGACGATGGATAATTCTATTATTTCAGATCAGTTACGTAGTGTCTTCGATGAGGCGATTGAGGTTCTTCAGGAAAAAATCATCAGGGCGGTACGGGATGAACTAGCATCCGCGACCACCGACCGGTTGTTGGACAAAGAGGAGGCCGCTGCGTTTCTCGGTATCCGGCCCTGCACTCTCTCCAAATGGATAACGGACGGGATCGCTCCCAAGTACAGCAAGCTCGGCAGTCGAGTCCTTTTCAAACGAGAATGGCTAAACGAGTTTGTTGAACGCAAAGCGATTGCTAATCTCACAGTGCCTGACATTCAAAGGAATCAAAGAGCTGGGGGGAAATGA
- a CDS encoding tyrosine-type recombinase/integrase, with protein MERIKFTTGRIRDLQHPASGQVFYWDSEVRGLGVRATQSTKSFVYQGRINGKTIRIKIGDVRTWTIDSSDPGRPGARQEARRLQSLIDKGIDPRLEKQERLELQTKQRASEHKQYLLVRDVWGEYLEDRRPHWGERHYLDHLRLTHTGGDKKKRGKGKTKPAALSSLMDLKLADLTSEQLRSWATKEAPQRPGQTRLGYTLLRAFFSWCQERSDYKDIIDSAAFSSRIRKDLIPKQRPKSDSLQREQLKAWFSAVRKIGNKVISAYLQSLLLTGARREELAHLRWSDVDFSWNSLAIRDKVDGSRTIPLTPYVAYLLMGLPQRNQWVFYSPRAKDGRLQEPRKAHERALTEAGIDNLSIHGLRRSFGTLSEWVETPVGIVYQIMGHKPSATAEKHYRSRPIDLLRKWHTKIEEWILEQAEIEISEYRRESGDLKLVSGE; from the coding sequence ATGGAGCGGATCAAATTCACCACTGGTCGCATTCGCGACTTGCAACATCCCGCAAGCGGCCAGGTGTTTTATTGGGACAGCGAGGTGAGAGGTCTTGGCGTTAGGGCCACTCAATCTACCAAATCGTTCGTATACCAAGGTCGCATCAACGGGAAAACAATCCGCATCAAGATCGGCGATGTGAGGACCTGGACGATAGACTCAAGTGATCCGGGTAGGCCAGGAGCGCGGCAAGAGGCTCGACGACTGCAATCCTTGATAGACAAAGGAATCGATCCACGTCTTGAAAAACAAGAACGCCTGGAGTTGCAAACAAAACAACGAGCGAGTGAGCACAAACAGTACTTACTAGTGCGAGATGTTTGGGGCGAATACCTTGAAGATCGCAGGCCGCATTGGGGAGAGCGCCACTACCTGGACCATCTACGCCTCACCCACACCGGCGGAGACAAGAAGAAAAGAGGCAAAGGGAAGACAAAACCAGCAGCGCTGTCGTCTTTAATGGACCTAAAATTAGCCGACCTGACCTCGGAGCAGCTACGGTCATGGGCGACGAAAGAAGCGCCCCAACGGCCCGGTCAGACCCGACTCGGATATACTCTTCTCCGGGCGTTCTTTAGTTGGTGCCAAGAGCGCTCTGATTATAAAGACATAATTGATTCTGCGGCCTTCTCTAGTCGAATAAGAAAGGACCTTATTCCCAAGCAACGTCCTAAAAGTGACAGTCTTCAACGAGAGCAACTCAAAGCGTGGTTCTCGGCGGTGAGGAAGATCGGCAACAAAGTTATTTCGGCATATCTTCAGAGCTTACTTCTAACAGGGGCGCGGCGTGAAGAGCTTGCCCATCTTCGATGGTCCGACGTCGATTTCAGTTGGAACAGCTTGGCTATACGTGACAAAGTAGATGGGTCAAGAACCATACCGCTGACCCCTTATGTTGCCTATTTGCTAATGGGATTGCCGCAACGTAACCAGTGGGTGTTTTACAGTCCCCGTGCAAAGGACGGCCGACTCCAAGAGCCTCGCAAAGCACATGAGCGGGCATTAACCGAAGCTGGCATCGATAACCTTTCCATTCACGGTCTGCGCCGGTCATTCGGCACCTTGTCTGAATGGGTGGAGACTCCTGTCGGCATTGTCTATCAAATAATGGGCCACAAACCATCGGCTACAGCCGAGAAACATTATCGTTCAAGGCCTATTGATTTACTACGCAAATGGCATACTAAGATTGAAGAATGGATTCTTGAGCAAGCAGAGATAGAAATAAGCGAATACCGGCGAGAGAGTGGTGATTTAAAACTCGTCTCAGGAGAATGA
- a CDS encoding sigma 54-interacting transcriptional regulator, whose translation MISSFEKFEPIPGLHGCIRRFRSLLKVSEKFDHILIRGPRGCGKSYFLKEFIEGNDLPDEVAHINCATIHPATAESELFGHVQGAFTGAHKEVVGHIKSAEKHGVLLLEEINSLPLEIQAKLLVFMETMTYYPMGSRKKETAEVRIVATANNETAHGIRFDVEDRFKITIDVPPLYLRRNDIFYYVGLRYPNMEFGIYDLFRLYNRPWPGNFRELEKVLFERKSGLEIGSFFPTFSTHFHELIDQIDYSAMINIDRQSRKKRSDRKTVNDSNKGYFCKISLSKKPVAVWIDFLMGSKETLSGIEFVGDRGNSLFPLPLYKSVTITIYDKNKKEIQKLPDGFVPNTLSKIYGSGSLKYHKDIFEYPEETESKKMESLTPQQVANYLISNQGVFPEVMRSIVENHQCGGQSRLSEILGVPRNTISNWKKSGRF comes from the coding sequence ATGATTTCTAGCTTCGAAAAATTCGAACCAATCCCTGGGCTGCACGGTTGCATTCGGAGATTTAGATCCCTTCTCAAAGTATCGGAGAAATTTGATCATATTCTCATTAGAGGTCCGCGTGGCTGTGGAAAAAGCTATTTTTTGAAAGAATTTATTGAGGGGAATGACCTTCCTGATGAGGTTGCACATATAAACTGCGCCACAATTCACCCCGCAACTGCGGAAAGCGAGTTGTTCGGACATGTTCAGGGGGCTTTCACAGGTGCACACAAGGAGGTAGTGGGGCATATTAAGTCAGCAGAAAAACACGGTGTATTGCTGCTCGAAGAAATTAATAGTCTTCCTTTAGAGATACAGGCGAAATTATTAGTGTTCATGGAAACCATGACTTATTACCCTATGGGAAGCCGGAAAAAAGAGACAGCAGAAGTTAGAATAGTAGCAACAGCAAACAACGAAACTGCGCATGGGATTCGTTTCGACGTTGAGGACAGATTCAAGATAACTATTGACGTCCCTCCCCTATATCTTCGCAGAAATGACATTTTTTATTATGTAGGATTGCGTTATCCCAACATGGAATTTGGTATTTACGATCTTTTTCGATTATATAACAGGCCTTGGCCTGGAAATTTTAGAGAACTTGAAAAAGTACTTTTTGAAAGGAAAAGTGGCCTTGAAATTGGTTCGTTTTTCCCTACTTTTTCAACACATTTTCACGAATTAATTGATCAGATCGATTATTCTGCAATGATCAATATTGATCGGCAATCACGAAAAAAGAGAAGCGACAGAAAAACAGTCAACGATTCTAATAAGGGATATTTTTGCAAGATTAGTCTTTCAAAGAAACCGGTAGCTGTTTGGATTGATTTTCTAATGGGTAGCAAAGAAACACTAAGTGGTATTGAATTTGTCGGTGATCGCGGTAATAGTTTGTTTCCGCTCCCATTGTACAAATCAGTTACGATTACTATTTACGATAAAAACAAGAAAGAAATTCAAAAATTGCCAGACGGTTTTGTGCCTAATACTTTATCTAAAATTTATGGTAGTGGTTCTCTCAAGTATCATAAAGATATTTTTGAATATCCAGAAGAAACAGAAAGCAAAAAGATGGAAAGTTTGACACCGCAGCAGGTAGCCAATTATTTAATTAGCAATCAAGGAGTGTTCCCGGAAGTAATGCGATCAATTGTTGAAAATCACCAATGTGGAGGACAGTCAAGACTTTCTGAAATTTTGGGAGTACCGAGAAACACCATTTCTAACTGGAAAAAGTCAGGTCGTTTTTAA
- a CDS encoding phage NrS-1 polymerase family protein — MNKIDKQIGIPPKPAYLSVAPENIPDDLKHFPQWVCWRAEWNGKKWTKPPYQINGHKADKTNPAHWSSYDEVVAAYQDEESGFDGIGFCVTENDPFAFGDLDHCLDNCDRQAIADRIVGLLDSYTEKSPSGDGLRIITKGKLPANHRINGFEFYSSVWYLTITGNVYLDKGIEERQTEFGQLYQDLFPDKQQAVTTESNHAEWTQADKDLCARIAGSKQGEKFQRLFSGNFDGYPSKSEADLALCCVLSFWIDKDVKQIDRIFRQSKLYRPKWDDKHGDQTYGEMTIGKAIEKCTETVGSKMTIVEPAAAGDDVDEITIIEWPVLDDKALHGFAGRFVRFATENSEADPAAVLATFLVRFGVEVNNPILWVGDTKHRANLSAVLVGASSKARKGTSAKPVERLFEPLLLDDDNLVGDRARTTPGPFSSGEGIVWAVRDAVWGTDRKTGKLIEVDPGVSDKRLFVLDEEFGGVMTQTRREGNILSMIIRTVWDTGNLDPLTKTSKVKATGAHIGWVSHITVFELLTRLSESESLNGFANRILWVCARRTKLVPWPAPMDRSILNQYQHELSEILAAHRGTVEVRPDEEVRLAWSDKYYRQLTEERPGLAGCVVNRAESQVMRLAMVYALLDKSHVIRIEHLEAAIAFWRYCEESAMYIFDGRQGDGVAQRIIEHLQDGPKTATEIHRLFSSHVTKERLKRALTELEGAGRIGTEKETTGGRPTTTYFLKDLSVKRVKSVETEKPGITGRDTILITLNTPSAKQNERTTSGNNGLHYAGVI, encoded by the coding sequence ATGAATAAAATTGATAAGCAAATAGGGATACCGCCGAAACCGGCATATCTTTCTGTGGCACCAGAGAATATCCCCGACGATCTGAAGCATTTTCCGCAGTGGGTGTGTTGGCGGGCTGAATGGAACGGTAAGAAATGGACAAAGCCCCCATATCAGATCAACGGTCACAAGGCGGACAAGACGAACCCGGCGCACTGGTCTAGCTACGACGAGGTTGTGGCGGCGTATCAAGACGAGGAAAGCGGCTTCGACGGAATCGGCTTCTGTGTCACCGAGAACGACCCGTTCGCCTTTGGAGACCTAGACCATTGCCTCGATAATTGTGACAGGCAGGCAATAGCCGACCGTATCGTTGGGTTACTGGATAGCTACACCGAGAAATCACCAAGCGGAGACGGTCTCAGGATCATAACCAAAGGGAAGTTGCCAGCCAACCACCGGATAAACGGTTTCGAATTTTACTCAAGCGTTTGGTATTTGACGATCACAGGCAACGTGTATCTCGATAAGGGCATTGAAGAACGGCAGACCGAGTTTGGCCAGCTTTACCAGGACCTATTCCCCGATAAACAGCAGGCCGTAACGACTGAAAGCAATCATGCAGAATGGACGCAGGCCGACAAAGACCTGTGCGCCAGAATCGCCGGTTCAAAGCAGGGTGAAAAATTCCAACGCCTGTTTTCCGGAAATTTCGACGGATATCCGTCAAAGAGCGAAGCGGACCTTGCGCTCTGCTGTGTTTTGTCTTTCTGGATCGACAAAGACGTGAAACAGATAGACAGGATATTCCGGCAATCAAAACTGTATCGTCCAAAATGGGACGATAAGCATGGTGACCAGACCTATGGCGAAATGACCATAGGCAAGGCGATAGAGAAATGCACCGAGACGGTCGGCAGTAAAATGACAATCGTCGAACCTGCCGCTGCAGGTGATGACGTAGATGAGATCACCATCATAGAGTGGCCGGTTCTCGACGATAAGGCTTTGCACGGTTTCGCTGGTCGTTTCGTGAGGTTCGCCACAGAGAACAGCGAGGCAGACCCGGCGGCGGTGCTGGCAACCTTCCTTGTCCGGTTCGGCGTTGAGGTCAATAACCCCATCCTCTGGGTAGGAGACACGAAGCACCGGGCCAATCTGTCAGCGGTCCTTGTCGGTGCATCGAGCAAGGCGCGGAAGGGCACATCAGCAAAGCCCGTGGAGCGTCTCTTTGAGCCCCTTCTTCTTGACGATGACAACCTCGTTGGCGACCGAGCCAGGACAACACCAGGGCCGTTCAGTTCCGGCGAGGGTATCGTCTGGGCGGTTCGTGATGCTGTCTGGGGCACCGACAGGAAAACCGGCAAATTAATAGAGGTTGACCCTGGCGTTTCCGACAAACGGCTGTTTGTCCTCGACGAAGAGTTCGGCGGCGTTATGACGCAGACGAGGCGCGAGGGGAACATTCTTTCGATGATCATCCGCACTGTATGGGACACCGGAAACCTTGACCCATTGACGAAGACCAGTAAGGTCAAGGCGACCGGGGCGCATATCGGATGGGTATCTCATATCACCGTTTTTGAGCTTCTTACGCGGCTGTCAGAGTCGGAGTCATTGAACGGATTCGCAAACCGTATCCTGTGGGTCTGCGCCAGGCGTACAAAGCTGGTGCCCTGGCCTGCTCCAATGGACCGCTCGATACTCAACCAGTACCAGCACGAGCTTTCAGAAATTCTTGCTGCGCACCGTGGGACCGTCGAGGTCAGACCGGACGAAGAGGTTCGCCTGGCATGGTCAGATAAATACTATCGGCAACTCACGGAGGAACGTCCCGGCCTTGCAGGTTGCGTTGTGAATCGTGCAGAATCTCAGGTAATGCGGCTGGCGATGGTCTATGCCCTGCTGGACAAGAGCCATGTCATCAGGATCGAACACCTTGAAGCAGCGATAGCATTCTGGAGATATTGTGAAGAGTCGGCAATGTACATCTTCGACGGACGGCAGGGTGACGGTGTTGCACAGCGGATCATAGAGCATCTCCAAGACGGGCCGAAGACAGCCACAGAGATACACCGACTGTTTAGCAGCCACGTTACCAAGGAACGCTTGAAACGGGCGCTGACGGAGCTAGAGGGCGCAGGAAGAATCGGAACAGAGAAGGAGACAACGGGAGGCAGGCCGACAACAACCTACTTTCTGAAAGACCTAAGCGTAAAAAGAGTAAAAAGCGTGGAAACGGAAAAACCAGGCATTACCGGCAGGGATACTATTCTTATTACGCTTAATACGCCGAGTGCAAAACAAAACGAGCGAACGACCAGCGGAAACAATGGCCTGCACTATGCGGGGGTAATATGA
- a CDS encoding winged helix-turn-helix transcriptional regulator, whose protein sequence is MTDKTINDTKLLRLIDREKLTQVEAARELGVTKQAVNNRLKQLRGRSTHAIVADRIDSVIDQKIDTWQQLEKVNLKANELLDQAEDDVQQSVALMKEIREQLKLQMELFKTLWDVKAAMLFQDTVLDVIGRIAPDVRKQILQELNSKSAIRNAVTFR, encoded by the coding sequence ATGACAGATAAAACCATTAATGATACCAAGCTATTACGGTTAATTGACCGTGAAAAACTAACACAGGTGGAAGCGGCTCGTGAACTAGGTGTGACCAAGCAGGCTGTCAATAACCGCCTTAAACAACTTCGAGGCCGCTCCACTCATGCCATCGTTGCGGACAGGATAGATTCGGTTATCGACCAGAAGATCGACACCTGGCAGCAACTGGAAAAGGTCAACCTGAAGGCAAACGAACTGCTAGACCAAGCAGAGGACGATGTACAGCAGTCGGTAGCTCTGATGAAAGAGATCCGCGAACAGCTCAAGCTCCAGATGGAGTTGTTCAAGACCCTCTGGGATGTCAAAGCTGCCATGCTTTTTCAGGATACTGTGCTGGACGTTATCGGCAGAATCGCCCCTGATGTCCGTAAGCAGATCCTCCAGGAGCTCAACAGCAAATCGGCAATCCGCAATGCCGTGACCTTTCGGTGA
- a CDS encoding ATP-dependent Clp protease proteolytic subunit: MKLIKTTSICVTIVLIFSLFVIHAHAKVECNELKKNEIILWEAELLIFDEITADDPFLVQKCIDKYPSLATFLDSPGGDIDAAMTIGKILRTNRKSVFVKQSSQCVSACVLILAGAVNRAPYGIIGIHRPYSTRTGIVNFDYAQNKYQKIKSDVENYLRLMNIPASLFSAMERIPPEETKILTAHEIDAYGLSGMDPVENEVQNAYYADQRGVSIQEYIRRKEEAKRLCKQSYKTSSNDMLSEFDCREAVSWGLTTSVYNSRRMRLSLCDKDKMNYGLESREYNSCVREIMNGTK, from the coding sequence ATGAAACTGATCAAAACGACATCAATATGTGTGACAATAGTTCTCATCTTTTCACTCTTTGTCATTCATGCTCATGCAAAGGTTGAATGTAACGAGCTAAAAAAAAATGAAATAATTCTCTGGGAAGCTGAGCTGTTAATATTTGATGAAATCACAGCAGACGATCCATTTTTAGTTCAAAAATGTATTGATAAATACCCTTCCTTAGCAACATTTCTGGATAGTCCTGGTGGTGATATTGACGCTGCAATGACAATTGGTAAAATTTTACGAACTAACCGAAAGAGCGTTTTTGTTAAACAATCGTCTCAATGCGTGAGTGCGTGTGTTTTGATACTTGCTGGAGCGGTTAATCGTGCTCCTTATGGAATTATTGGAATCCACCGGCCATATTCTACAAGAACTGGAATTGTTAATTTTGATTATGCACAAAACAAATACCAGAAAATCAAGTCAGATGTAGAGAATTATTTACGTCTAATGAATATTCCTGCCTCGCTTTTCTCTGCTATGGAGCGAATACCACCAGAGGAAACAAAGATTCTTACTGCTCACGAAATTGATGCTTATGGATTAAGCGGCATGGATCCAGTAGAAAATGAAGTTCAAAATGCGTATTATGCTGACCAAAGGGGGGTATCAATTCAAGAGTATATTCGCCGAAAAGAAGAAGCTAAAAGACTATGTAAACAGAGCTATAAAACATCAAGCAACGATATGTTATCTGAGTTTGACTGTAGAGAAGCTGTCTCATGGGGGTTGACAACAAGTGTATATAACTCACGTCGAATGAGATTGTCGCTTTGTGATAAAGACAAAATGAACTACGGCCTAGAATCAAGAGAATACAATTCTTGTGTTAGAGAAATCATGAATGGCACTAAATAA